From Arachis hypogaea cultivar Tifrunner chromosome 3, arahy.Tifrunner.gnm2.J5K5, whole genome shotgun sequence:
aaaacaaaagttagaaagcatgactagagaagaatagagtgattaccctatacactagagattagagcgtacatacattatcagtgagggttcaatgcttgaattttcatgtttccagccttcataagctatcttcttgcacttttatcggttttattatatgatgatagaattagtggaatttgatttgtaattgttttgaagggcttatttacttttgatcaagtggataataatcatatagttgcatttatttatgtatgtaggattgcattgcatttcatgagtttctgcatgttcatacttatttccttgtctccttcaatttagcatgaggacatgctaatgtttaagggtggggaggttgataaaccactattttatagtttatattgtgtttaattgtgtggttttgtcatgatccttacccacttattcatcaatttagcatgcatttagatttccttcctgaatttattacatgtttgaaaattgcttcccagagactttaattatttaattttaattctcctttattccattcgatgccgtaatctgtgtgtcaagcgtttcaggctttatagggcatgaatgagatggagattggaaaggaagctagcaaaaatggaaggaacacaagagtttgaggagataaccagcgaaaagtgacgcggtcgcatggctcatgcgaccgcgcgaaggagcgcaaatcgcagtgacacggccgcatggcttgcgcggccgcgcggattggaaagcacaagcaacgcggtagcgtggacgacgcgaacgcgtgaagaggaaaagcgccagcgacgcgtccgcatgaacgacgcgatcgcgtgacatgcgcgatctgcataaactgcagaatctgaaaccagcaattttggaccctatttcggcccagttttcggcccggaacagcagaccagAGTCAAAGATtatgcagaaacaacagagaAAACATTCATTAAgtagtttagatctagtttttgacTCTCTTAGGTTTCTTTCTCTctagttttaagaattttaattttcaattgatcttagcattggaacattgagaagagttattttcctcatcaagacttcgtcactctagtttgttctcttaacttggttttattcttccatgttctttgttatgttcaattttgtcattcagatatttttatgattaattaatgcaaggattatttctttttaatttaaattccattccaataatcatgtcttcttttaattccctttcatgtgccatggattctttatttacaatgcgtgagtagtttcattacttgatggggagttgattaaaaggaactcttgagttggaaggattgaaagaaaaatttgtaattgggttaaatgttggattgctatcatgtcaccgacgccaatccctttgaactaagtgggttgcaacttgtgaacagatctggcatttctacttgtttgactttcttttacctagtaagggataaccatacagaacaactattaattatacattaatcttacaatcacaccatcaatgatagaaattctaaccaatcaattctcagtcaaggcctcttatttttattatttaaaattcctcaatttaaatcccaatttacttagctcaactctttttggaatatctgattaataaaacaacacatttttctgcaactcgttgggagacgacctgggacttaaaactcccagtaattttaatttaaactttcagtgacatatttctaaattgataagcagattttcggtgagttaagaactatacttgcaacgtaaccattttaataaatttttaattcaccagcttctgcactcCATCATTCCTCCTCTGTTGTCGCCGCTCTTCCCTAATCGTGAGGGTTCTCACGccaagcttcctttctttcgggcAAGTCCAATTACAAACAAAAGAGAAGGTCGGTCCCGTCCCACGGGTTAGGTGCTTAACTGAAGGTGGAAGTCCAAAGCTTAATAAGGCGGAAGGCGAAGCCGAGGCAAGAGCAAGGGTTGAAAGAGAAGAATTCAGCCGTGAAGAACGCAGGTAACCTTACCGGGCTTTATTCGTGAAAGTCAGCTCTGGCTTTTGGTATTATATATGTTTGGAAAACTCATAAAAGCAAATAATGGGACATATTCATTTCTTTTATAATTGGAATTTGAAAGGTGCTATCAGCATGCTTTGTTCTTTTTGTTAATcataatgtgtgtgtgtgtggtgtATTATTCAGTGTTGACTTACTAGTTCTCAACAGTGCTACTCCTTGTTGCTTATCTATCAGTGCCTTATAATAACAAGAATATTAAAGTTATTGCCTCCTATGCCTTATCTTActctctttccctttcttctaTAACCTTCCAATTAATCTCATTGAATTTGAACCATGGTGGTATTAAAATAatgtataataatattaataattacacTTCCTATCATATTGGTATGGATAGATGGAAACAAATAACCTAACCCCATCTTCCGTGTCTTATCTCCCAATATTTAGCAGCACAAAGAAATGTAGCTAGTATGGTCAAAATAGTAGAAAAAACCTGCCTTGATTATTAGAAATTATCATCGTGGCACCATGTAACCCGCTAAAGTCATAGATACTACAAtacaaataactattttttatttattcacacTAATCAAAACTAGTTATACAGATTGATTAATTATCATATcctaatatataatatagttttGTAAAGTTGCTGCAAATAAAAAGCCATACAGCCAAAGCGGAAGGTGGAATTTCTTTGTCAGTGTCCTAAAGATTAATTCCTAATAGCTTTGTTCCTCCAATTATATTTAAAAGCAAGGGAGTTGGTAACTAAAGTATGGGCCAATGTTAATTATATGCTACTCAATAGAGGCATAAACTGCCCGTACACATATTCTTCCGGCTATATGAAATGGTGAATTCACAAAATAAACTAACCAATAAACTAACTAATGGTTAGTGATGTTGGGCCACTACCCAAATTCATCTGTGTATATTCCCCTGGGGGAAAACATCttaatttgagtagattttcgtCTAAGGTAATTCCAATTGAACAATATGCTTCTTTCACATAAGAAAAAGAAACCACACCTCATCATATTACCGCTAAGGATGTGAAGACGGGATAACAGCAATTTCAGAGACTTGTTTAATGTTTGATTACTAAAAATGCTTCTTAAATAATCTAAAATTGCAGGaagtaatataaatatataatagtttatgtgAATAGCTTAATAACGTGAAGATTCATACATATATACACTGTACCGTACAAGGAGTTACAGAAGCGTTAAGACTTGAGACTATGTTACTCTTACTCTTAAGGCATGTTGTACAAGAAAAGTGATTTCTTGCACACTTGCTTTTCTGATGCACAAAAATTGATAGTATTTCTTTATTTCCTATAACTTTAAGCAATCAATTTCTGGGAAGCAGCCAGTTCAACTGTTAAGATGAAAGATGATTTGCCAGCTTCCCTCAGATACCGCACGTCTCCATTCATTAGCTTCAGCAACTTTCTACTGATGAGCAGACTAATACCCTCCTCGGATTCTTGTCCGTCTTGTCCAAACATTTGGTTCAGCAATATTTTCGGAACACCAACACCATCATGTGTTATGCTGCAAAGATAGCAAAAACAATCAGTGAACCACTTAAGTAGTAGTTAGATGATCACATGTGGGAATGTCACAAGTTTCTTGTTCCCATAAAGTTGAGGTACAACAAAGGAATATATAGTATGCAAGGAACAGTTACCTTATCTCCAAGTTAGCCAAATGAACTGATTTGCCTAATTGATCTTTTGTTAAAGAGGCTGCAACAACAACTTGACCTCCGGTTGGcgtaaaattgatgcaaatcaATAAGAAGTCAGCCAAGACTTGCTGCAGCCTAAGACTATCACCATATAAGGTTTCTGTCATGATGTGCTCCGTGACTTCGTTGATTATATGGATACCCATTGCCTTGCTCTTTGTCATGACCTGACTAAGGCAGGCAACAAAAAGTTAATGCAGAGTGAAttcaaccatttccaaattcaaGTAGCTGTTCAGAGTACAAGAATGAAAGGAATTTAATATTGTCATAAATAACATCATCATAATCATATTCATAAATCATACCCATCAATGATACGGTCAAGATCCGAGTTTTCGAGAAATTTGCTAAGCTGGCGTTGGCACTGAGCCACTGagtgctggtggacgaaattgtgatacatgaGTTCCAGACACTGTTAGaaaagctttttctttccacaactctgttcaacttaaccagcaaatatactgggtcatccaagtaataccttacgtgagtaagggtcgatcccacagagattgttggtatgaagcaagctatggtcaccttgtaaatctcagttaggcggattaaattggtttatggatgagttcgaaaattaataataaatagaaaataaaaagggatagaaatacttatgtaaatcaatagtgggaatttcagataggtgtatggagatgctgtgctcctctcgaatctctacttttttattacattcatccaatccttcttactcctttccatggcaagctgtatatagggcatcaccgttgtcaatggctacatcccatcctctcagtgaaaacgttcctatgctctgtcacagcacggctaatcatctgtcggttctcaatcaggttggaatagaatcccttgattcttttgcgcttgtcatcacgcccagccttcaggagtttgaagctcgtcacagtcattcaatcccagaatcctactcggaataccatagacaaggtttagactttccggatcctcatgaatgccgccatctatctagcttataccacgaagattctgttggggaatctaagagatatgcgcccggtctaaagtagaacggaagtggttgtcagtcacgtatgttcataggtgagaatgatgatgagtgtcacggatcatcacattcatcaaagttaagtataacgtatatcttggaataagaataaaagagaattgaatagaa
This genomic window contains:
- the LOC140182696 gene encoding phytochrome A-2-like, which codes for MTKSKAMGIHIINEVTEHIMTETLYGDSLRLQQVLADFLLICINFTPTGGQVVVAASLTKDQLGKSVHLANLEISITHDGVGVPKILLNQMFGQDGQESEEGISLLISRKLLKLMNGDVRYLREAGKSSFILTVELAASQKLIA